In the genome of Malania oleifera isolate guangnan ecotype guangnan chromosome 5, ASM2987363v1, whole genome shotgun sequence, the window agtgaGGACCGCATCATAGGTTGGACATAGGTATTTCATGAGATTATCACGAAAGGTTTGGGGTGTCTCATGCAACACAAGTTGGATTCGTTTGccaggtgtaacttgtggctgaggtggagtatCAAACTAGGAAAGAATTCCTTAGGTCAAATATTGGTGTTGAGTACGTTGGTTTTCAAGGAGTTTTTTTAGCAGGGCATGGTGTATATAGGGCTTGATagggacttcttggtgaagtaagcgagtatgacatgtttctcgGTTAATCATTTTCCAGaagtatcactagatgggagagttgtaggagaggctTGGACTAGTTATGTGGTAGACTTTAGAGGTCCAGTCATGCATGTTTCTAATGAGCAGGGATCTAGGCTTGGTATGATGTCTAGACGGTGCATCTTTCTGGTATATAAGAAATATAGGTTCAAGCTGAGTGTTCAAATGGCAAACAGGGTGGCAATTAATAGAGACATGGCTTTAGGTGTTAAAGTCATAGGACTGCGTACTTAGGCagatgaagagaaataggtgTTAGAAAGCTGCAGTAGCAGTAATGAGCATgtcgtgcaggtggagttggagactaaGGATAGgagtgcagggagttctaactcaggagacttgcaatatcatgggataaactagagcAGAAAAGAGATTACGATGCATGTGGAGTTTTAGACTCGAGGTagaaatgcagggagttcaaACTCGAAAGACTAGTAGAATCACAATGGGCTCAAAGATACTATCAAGCTACCACCCAGGTGTGATGTGttgtcttatgcaaccattactaccagTAAGAATCCTACTACCTTTTAGGAGGCAGTGCACGAGCAGGAGAATGCTAGGTGGACATgtgccatggtggaggagatggaggtacTATATAAGAATCTTACGTGGGGGTTGGTGGTGCTCCCACAGGGGAAGAGGGAGATAGGCTGCAAGTGGGCAAGTATTTTGTTGTTTTATGTGAATGACATGACAAAAACTGGAAAGGTTCCGACTAAGGTAAATCAATCGGGGACTCTGTTGAGAAAGAAAGTTGACATGAAGCTTTTGAGTGCTGCTAAGAGTGTTCTTAGGTTGGAGATTTTCAAGGTTAAAGTTACAGGGAGATTAAAATTATCTTAGAGTAACTTTGTAGCTGcgaggagattggtgttatctcagggcaACTATATGGgcaaaactacatggagattgttATTATCTCAAAGTGGTTTTGGGGATCAggtgttggtgaggtttagcatgATTGATGTTAAACCTATCACCCATACACCGTTAGCAAATCTAAGTAAACAGTCTACCGCTCAGTACTTGAAGGCGAACGGTGATGTTTGGGTCATGTCAAATTAGGTTTCCTACTCCAGTACAATTGGGTACATCGGTAAGCAACAGAGAGTTTCGTTAGTTGTGAGGTTCACAAATGGAGACTACACAGGGAACTTGGATGATAGGAGTCATACAACGAGGTATGTTGTGGGAAGGgctaattgttggaagtccatGGTATAGTCTCAAGCTGCGCTGGTTACAGCTGGATCGAAGTTCTTGGCAAAGGCTGAGGCTGCCAAAGAAGTATTGTGGTTTGGAGTGTTGTTCAAGGAGCTGGGTGTTTAGCAAGGTGAAGTTCTTGTAACCACATTCAAGTTCAAGagtggcttggacttggtttatgtcTCGAGGTGTTAGAGGGGAGGTGGGTCCCAATCTATAGGCTCGAGTGGAGCAGtggttatgctttcagatttccaaggtggtgaatattcaccaaggtggagattattggggatgtggctcatattcaaagTCGATCACATATGTCGAAGAAAGCTACATGGCGCAAGGGACAATGGGCAAAAGCAAGGTGCAGCCATGCAGGGCAAAACTTCGTCAATGGTTTGGGGCctaaccatcgacagttttaaGTAGTAGCTGCAAAGTGTTTTCCTTCTactccaaaccgtcgatggtttctgTCGGCGCAGATTACATATTTTCAAATAGGAgacttgtagattgggcttattgGAGGGATTTCCCCAAGAGAATCAATACACATGTAGTTGAGATATATTATAACACTTATGTACACATTGGGTTTATacttaaacaatattgtaacccaaatattttaactttaataTTAATGATCATAGTGAAAACCAAAGTGttactcccgtggacgtaggctattgccgaactacgtaaatcttgtgcgttctagctgtattttttattcttcttattattgtttgattgctttttgagtatatttcatcattgaatgattgcattagtggttgttgattgattcATGTTTGATTGTGTGATTCTGCTACAcgtgttcaagttgaacaaaCATCAACATGAtctatttttaaaaacaaaaaagttACTTGTTGCCAAACACATTATACctagattttatttttcaaaatgagaATTTGTGTAAAACAAGAGAGGCCAAAACTCTTtatctcaaattttcttttcaaaatatcctttgtatctatatttttctttttagaaaagGTAACTTCATTAAAGGGGAGAAGACAAGCAACCAGCTTGGAGCCTCCGAATAAGGAAAGAAAAATAGAGATAAGAGACGTGAGTGAGATCACCCTCCCAAATCAGTAAAAATACAAGAAAACTCTTCCCAATCTAAAAATGATAGAGAGGTATTAAATCTAGTCCAATGTAAGAGATTTGATAAACATCGGTCATACACTATCGAGGCTATGGAGTATTTCTCCCTTTGTATctatattttgttttcaaaaataccaTTTATCATCAAGTTTTGCTATTAGTTGTATGAAAAtcatcaaaataaattttttgatgtGGTATCTCAAGATGAGTTGATTTTTCatactcaaatcaatttcaaaaaattattagaCTACACATGACTCGTGAAAAATTTTCATGTCAATTTTATTGCGATGAATAGAATTTCCTTTTATCACCTTTTTATTTAACATATGTCTATATTATTATTAACTAAagttctccattttttttttcctaaaaaacgtTCTTTGTCTCTCTCAAAGATCTCCTTCACCACCAATTATTTATCTACTAATAGGTCAATCacaaacttattttatttatatctattatattattaaattaagtcTCAATTGCTTTTGgtctttaaatttaatttctaaggTATTCCTTTGtccttatattttatttttaaaataccctttACCACCAacttatttaatttatatatatgtatattatttagTTAATTTGTTAAGTACTGCTACACTTaactaacatatatatattacattttttCTTACTTATTGTTTTAAATAATTATACCATATAAATAGTAGAATATCAACAAAACAATGGGTAAATAAAAGAGTGATATTTAAAAGGTAAGTGTAGCATTTCTAATTAAAGAATGTTTTAACTAAAACAACACCATCCTACCTTCAAATTTCTTTCCGAAAATGCCCTCGACCTCTATTTCTAAAAAATGCCCTATCTAGTACTTTCAAACACGATAATGAGTAAATGAATAGGTAcattattttttccattaaacATTTCACTATCCATCACCGTCTATATATGACATTATTATAAAGAAAAAGACGTTGATGGAAGTAAGAACCTTATTAATCCAACTATGGACAAAACTTCTAATTGACATAGTGTTGGGGGACCATTTTTGTAAGTTGCAAACTGCCTAATATACAACAAGTTTAATAATTCAAACTTAATCAAATGGGTTTTAATGTTGAATTGATTTAGACTAGCTAGATATCTTACATCAACCtatagtatattatattatacaaTAGAATTATTGTAACAAGCAAGGTGGTGTGTTTGGGAAAAGGACAAAGCAcacccaagaagaagaagaaggaagaactAAACCTTGTGCTTATTTTATTCTATCTTGTTTTGTTTTCATACAAATTAAAGGAAAGCACCACTCACCAGTTccaacattaaaaaataaaaataaaaaatgaaagcaaAGAGGACCAATTCAGAAgtgtttattttaaaataagacCCTAGGGAAATGGGAAGAAAAGAGGAAAAGGTATTTCAACTACTGCAGCAGTCAGCACTTTAGTTTAAAGAACATCAAACCCGTTGAATATCTCCATAAGTCCTCTTTATTTACTAGTTTACCTTGCCACTCAGAAGGACAACTTTGAAGATTGAAAACCCAGAATGGAAACAGTCTAGAATGTATCTATATTCCCTTCAATCTGCGTTGTGTTTTTggcttttgcttttttttttttttgtttttgtttttgttttggggAGGAGGGGGCTGGGGTTGTTGAAGTGAGGGGGTAGGTGACTTTAATTTGGCGTTTTTTCAACAAATCTGAATGACCCATTTGTAGTTGTTCTCCACTTCTTAATTATTTCAGTGTTGGCCTTATAAATTATAAAGAATGGTTGAAGAAGAGAAAGGTCAAGATTTGCTTATTTGTTTTATCCCTGAGTTTATCTTGTTGGGTTTCTTTTTTCTTCTGGATAAATAGTTTATCTTGTAAGTTTGAACTTAGAATGGAGAAGTAAATCAGTTGGCTTGAAAACCATCTTACTATTCATGAGATCATGACCTTGGTCTTAACCAATAATGGTAAACACCGCAAGTCCAAATGGCAAGATCAGCTTGGATCATGACCTTGTTTGTTTGAATTTTGTCAAAttctaaatttttataattccaAACTCAATGACTGAAATTCCATGCTCTAGTAGCCAAACATGACTTGTGCTAGTACATGCATCCCActccctcttttcttttttttttttttttttttttttgggcgtTAAAGTTAGTTAGGGCATGTGATCCTCGTACGTGGAAGTCAAGACCCTTTAACGCAACCATATCATAAACCTTCCACATCAGGCCAAATCGCACCAACGCAGGGTCAGTACGGTCAACCTTCCTTTTCCGATTTACAATTGGAGCTCCTTGAAGCGCATTTCCGCTTTTCAAGCCACTTAGAATGCTGACCCGCCATTCCTAACTTTAGGAAGAAATGGGATAAGGGCCTACCTCTCCGAATACCCCCCGAGGGGGACTATTCTTAACAACAGAGTCATCTCATTTTAGGGTTTTTCGGTGttgtttctattttcttttttctattttttttttttttttgtatgatcAAAAAATAGATTATGGAAAtacatttgtttatgttgtcatttttctTGTTATCAATTTTTAGCGATTtacgaaaaaaataaaaattaaattttataatttccaCTTGTTGCCAAAATATTCTAATATCTAGGATAAATTTTTTGGATTAAAATattcattttataaaaaaaatatttaattaaaattaaaataatatgatCATATGAGAATTGAAGTATAACTAAAATAGAAATGTACATAAAGtttcagaaaaaaaaataaaaatcaaagccATGTAaaaaatttttctatttttcaattgtccTGCATAATAACCTTGTCCCTATAAAgtgatttttgaaatataataatgaattaaaataattataacaatttcTGTTTTGATTATAGTATGTTCAATTTGTGTTATTATTTCAACCTTTATGCAAAATATGATTATTTTTGAATTGCTAAAATGTgagtataaaaatataataattatgtaaattgattataatttcctttattttattaaattttttattttcattattataatcatatttattaatttttatgtaattcaaggacaaaaataagAACAACtatttaattctatttttttaaaatattaaccaaataagttaccacttttcaatttttagttattcttcctaattttacttttcatttttcattttttattttaataatttttaataatgataacaaatgaTTTCTAGAAACTACAATATAAATGTCACATGCACAAACTATTTTGGATTATTTCTTAAGTGACTTAAGAGAGTTCattgtaaaaaaataattaatgagAGAAATCAACTCAATTATAATTAAGCTACATTGAGTTTGAGAACAGGCATATGCAATCTTGAGCAAACATATTCAAACTCAAATCAAGCTTGAGCAATTGAAGATTCAATGAACAAGCTTGAATATAGTATAGTTGaacttttttaaataataataataataataataagggtaaAAGCTATTAAATTCTCCTAAAATATGgtaaaaagacaatgacctcttatgacatttcaaaaattctaaaaatccaccTTGAAGTTtgcccaaaatatatatatatatatatatatatatatatctataaacatctttttgtattttacaaatatatatatatatatatatatatatatattttaggggaggtttgtatttttttaatcaaTCTTATGGTaggtttgtgacatttttgaaactttaaggaAGGTTTATGACATTGTTAAAACCCAGGAGAGAGATCCttgtctttttaccaaatatcaaaggaggttagtgtcttttctcttaataatagtaataataagagCAGAAGAGAAAAGGAAGAGGAAGAACCAATCCAACCAACAAAGCAGAAAATAACAAAGTGAACGTAATTATTTAACATGAAATGAAATAGTAGTTACAAATCAATGTACACACGCATGCATGCGTGCATGCATGTAGCAGCAGTACCCTCAGAACCGAACTTCAATTCTACCCCATGGAGCATTCTCTACTGATGATCCCCCCAACTTGTTCTTTCAAAGtttaaataaatcaaataaacttcCTCTACAAGCAATTTGTGGCTGTAGAGTTTGCACCTATATATATTACACATCTTCCCTGTTCTTCAGTAAGTCCTATCCTCAcctactcatatatatatatatatatatatatatatatatttatatactcatTTAATTTTCTCTGTACAGAGCAGCCCGTGGATTTTGAATATGTTTATAGATAATTAATGGTTGTTTTCAGCCAAAAGTCAATTTAAATTCAGCTGCTGCTGTAAGAACCAGATGTCCTCATCACTCCACATGTTCTCCACTAACGACTCATCTCCACCTCCCACCCACTGCTCCGAGACCTGAAGATCCGACCCGTTCAATTCCGGGCAATAACCCTGCCCGTTTTGCGCACTGTCCTGCTGATAATTGCAGCCCGGGAAACTGTAGGACTCCACCAGACCCGAATCCGGCGAAACCTGGGCCTCTGAGGACTCCGACGAAGTCCCGGACACAACCTGCCCGTACCCGAATTCGCAGCCTGCGCCGCCGGGGCTAACCTGCAGGAGGTCATCGTACCGATCGTCGGATACCTCAGAAGTAGTGCTGGCGGGGGAGGAGGAGTTGGGTAGTCCGCCAGCGGAGGATTCGGACTCGGCCCGGATTCGCTCGAGGAGGCGAGGGATCCAGACGCAGCGCATGGTGTCCCGGAACTGCTGGCTGTTGACGTCGCACTTGAGCTGCTTGGCTTGTTTCTGGACCCGGGTCCGCCAGTAGTTCTTGATCTCATTGTCGGTTCGACCCGGCAAGAACTGGGCTATTTTCGACCACCGGTTCCCCCACCGGGTATGAAGTTCCAGAATCAGAAGTTGCTCCTGCAGGCTTATGTTCCCCCGTCTCACGTCCGGCCTCAGGTAGTTTAACCATCTCAGTCTGCAGCTTTTCCCTGTTCTCTTCAAACCTTCAcgcaaaaattcaaaaaaaaaaaaaaattaatgggtATTTGGTTTTTTTATAAGGAAAATTAATGGGTATGTGTGTTTATATATGTGCATGCAAaatttggaaaagaaaaaaattaatgggTATTTCTTTTTGTTGATAATTAATggatgtgtgtgcgtgtgtgtggaAATTAGTATAAGAAATTCACCAGCGCAGCGGGCGAGAGCGTTCCAGCGGCCTTCACCGTAGATGGTGATGTAATTGGTGAGGATGAGGTCTTCTTCGGCAGTCCAGGGGCCTTTTCTGATGTCCATATCGTCTTCTGCTTGTTGAACTGCGCTGCTGTTATTGCAGCTTCCGACGCTAATATGGGGatccatgagagagagagagagagatagagagagagagagagagtgagagagagagagagatgagtttTGTTTTGGATTAGAATGGAATAGAGACGATGGACAAGGAGGTgggttatgtgtatatatatagtggTACAAATAAAGAAGGgggtatttaattattaatttatttaggATTGGGCTGACAAGTGACAaatgttgagagagagagagagagagagagagagaagaaaggaaAGTGGCATGTGGAAGAAGTGAGAAGAagagaagtggcatgtgccaagACAAGCCGCaagttaaattttattaattatgtgtgtgtgtgtgtgtgtgtgactgtgTATATTAGTATatgcttagggtttaggcatgCACTGACTTGCTAAGCAAGCTAGCAGCCTAGATGAAGTGGCTATATGTGCATTAGGAGACGAAGAACcgttctttattttatttttattaatattgtaaataaataaaaaaatattaatatttatgagAGTTAGAGAGACCCCACTCTTGACCCTTTGACTTTTTCGTCCTCTCCAAAATCCTAAATTAAATCGAAATCTGCTCCTTCCCCACAAGTGGTAAGTGTTCATGTATCTTTGCTGCCACTAACAACATGCctatatgataatgatatgataCAAATCCTCATTCTTCgaggaaattaaaattttaaaatatatatatatatatatatatatatatttaaaaacgaAAAGGAGAAAGGCTGTACATGTTCATGATCAACTAGGTAGACGAGTTggtgttttctttcttttaaatattgaaatattcTATGGGGGTCTTGTTTGGAGGAGGTGGGGGTGTTGTTTTTTCTTAAGACTTATAATAGTCTCGATCAACGTATCTTTATCAGCATGTGAAAGTTGATGAAAGGAAGACAGACCCAGGTCGGTCTGAAGCCCCATCAATTACatcttgaattttgattttcttttaattgattgattaatggCTACACCcttgtttctttttctttcttggGTCTGCTAGCTGGGCAGCCTTAGAGGACTAACACTTCTGGTCCATAAATCATAATTCCTCCTCTCACCACAATAACTGGGCTATGCCGAAATCTAAAtcacaatctctctctctctctctctctctgagcaAGAAGGAAAATGCTCAGCATGCTGCTAGTTGTCGATTGAGTTATGAAAGCCAATTGTATATTCACACGCAGAGGGTGTAATCTTCATTCTCCATATTGATTAATTAATCTagatatatttttatattgtaGGTGAAAAGGTAGATTGATCCTGAGAATAGGATACGGCCTGCTTAAAGAAGCAACTTGAGTAAGTGGCTAGGCAACCTAGGCAATCCAGATTTATGTGGCTTGTCAGTTGCAGAAGGGTCACTAGATTGACTACCTAAATTATAAAAAATGGAGGAACACTGCAAGATCGTGTATGTTGCATGAGACAATATGATCAATGAGAAGTTATTGCCATGTTGGGTTTTAAGGGTTTTAATGTTGTGCATGGAAGGGGACAAATCACAAATCAATTTTTAGAAGAACTATAAATATTGAGAGTAGATTTGTAGAAATCaactcaaaaagaaagaaaaaaatgtcAATGCATACGAAAATGATGCAAAAATTGGCTTCATGAGAATACTCGATACTTAAGGTTACAATATCTCTATATTAAGTGGTTGATCTCCTAGGTTCTTGCGTCCACTCAAAGATGAACACATA includes:
- the LOC131156120 gene encoding transcription factor MYB108-like, which produces MDPHISVGSCNNSSAVQQAEDDMDIRKGPWTAEEDLILTNYITIYGEGRWNALARCAGLKRTGKSCRLRWLNYLRPDVRRGNISLQEQLLILELHTRWGNRWSKIAQFLPGRTDNEIKNYWRTRVQKQAKQLKCDVNSQQFRDTMRCVWIPRLLERIRAESESSAGGLPNSSSPASTTSEVSDDRYDDLLQVSPGGAGCEFGYGQVVSGTSSESSEAQVSPDSGLVESYSFPGCNYQQDSAQNGQGYCPELNGSDLQVSEQWVGGGDESLVENMWSDEDIWFLQQQLNLN